The nucleotide window GTACTGACCTGCATAGAGGCTCTTGGTAGTTTCCTTGGTAACCTCGTACTCGAACGACATGTCATCGTTCACGGATTCGGTTGCGTAGATAACCTTGTTCTTACCGAGGATCCACAGTGCAACTCCCAGTGATGGGTCGCCTTCTGCAGTACCTCTGACGTAGAGCTTGTCACCCTTTGCAACGACTGAGCCGGATGCAGTTGCCTGGATGTATGGCTTCTTGATCACGAGTGAGACAGTGTCGTACTGTGCATCATTCAGGTGATCCTTGTCGTTTGGTGCGCTAACCGCGTAGATAGTGTAGGTTCCTGCATCCATCTCGAGGTTTGCAGTCTGCCACTTGTACTCGTAAGTGTCGTCATCCTGAACATCAGCTACATCAAAGGACTGTGGCTGGTTGTTGTTGACTTCTTTCTTTGGAGACTTGAGCATTGCACCTGCGGTTGGGAGGTTTGGACCAGTGATGAAGAGATAGGTAGTGTCAGTCTCGGAGTTAGTTCCGGAGAGTTTGACTTCCTCACCAAGGTAGTAGCTCTGGTCGCCTGCAGCGACGATGGTAACATCGCCCTTCTCTACCTTGATATCGACCTCATCGGACTTGTACTGGTTGCCGGACTTGCGCTCGACACGAACGGTGTACTTCTTGTCCTTGGTGTCTTTGGTTGTCTTGAACTCAACGGTTCGGGTACCACTGGAATTGAGTTTTACCTGCGCGTAGCACTTGGTTCCATGGTAGTCGGGGTCGTCGGGGACATCTTGCTTAACGCTCTTCCCTGCGCCACCCTCGTACTGGTATTTTCCAATCTCGTATGGGCCTGCTGGGTCATCCTGCTTGACGTTGTCCTGAGTGGTCAGGATCATCGGAGGCTGATCGCCAGTTGCACCGGTCATGGAGTTGGTTCCCTTAACCCAGAGAATGTACTCTGCATTTGGAACACCAGTGATGGTGACGGAGAACGGATTGCCACGGACTACTGTGTCCTTGTTGGCTTCGATCTTTACTTGATCGGTGGCAATCTGAACGCTCTTTACAGCGGAAACAGTCTTTCCGGTGTAGTCCGAGCCATCTGGTGCCTTGTACATATCCTTCATTGCATTGGCGTTACACTCTGCCCAGACCGTGTACACACCAGCCTTGTACAGGCGGTTGTTGTTCTGGTCTTCGGCTGCGGTGTTCCACCCGTCGTTCTTTGCGAACTTGGTGTGGTCACTGCCTTCTCCAACCCAGTACCAGAGTTGCTGGTTGACGGTCAGAGCATTAAGTGGCCATGATTTGCCGTTGTTTCCAACAAGCTGCTGGTATACACCGCCGTCTGAGGTCTTGACCTTCAGCTTGAACGGACCATCAGCTGCCTGGTACCCTGGACGGGTTGCAAGGCTCTGCATGTTGGTCTCAACTGCAAAGTTAGCGTAGTTGCCGACTGGAATTGCCTTGCCGGTGATATCCTCACCTGCGGTTGCATCCCAGATCTTAAGACTGAGAGAAGGCTCCTTCACGTTGAAGGCTGGGGAACCCTTTACAGTCCCATTCCACTGGTACCAGATACCGGTCTTACCGACAAAGATGTCTGGTGAAACGTAGAATGCTTTGTTATCGCTAACTGTCTGAATGTCAGCAGGCTGCTCAGTATCTGAGTTGCTGCCTGGCTGCCACCATGCAATCTGCTTGGCGCCGCCGGTTGCTGCGCTCACATCAAGGTTCTTTTCTCCAAGGAAGATATCTCCTCCCTGGCTGACCTTGTTGAGGGCTGCAGATGCCGGAAGTGCAATAAATGCACATGCGACAAGCACCATCATTAAAACTACTATTCGTGCGTTCATTACATGTCCTCCGAACAATCCGATTGTTCGAAAAGCACTGATCCAATAAACATCGCTGATCCAGACGATGTTTAACAGACTTTGTGCCACATACTCCGAGATAATCGAAGTATGACTAGATATTTGTGAACCCCATATTATATCCTTTCTGGTTTCGTTAAGAAGAAAAAAGGCGAGAATCAATGTCTAAACACTGTAGAATCCTCCAGGCCCAAATATTTCTGATCAATAGGTTCGGCTTTACCACCGATGCTGAACCAATAAACCAAGTCTGGAAAACTTCCATATCGCGCAACATACAGGATGAAAAGATCTAGAGAAATGATCTTGTAAACAGCACAATTATATACTTCGAGTTAGAAAAATATGGAGGCACGAAGCCCGATAGTGTAGAGGTCAATCATACGAGGCTCTGGACCTTGTGACAGCAGTTCGAATCTGCTTCGGGCTATAATTCTTTTAAATCTCTTTTTTTACAGACAATTGCTGCATGATCACGATGATACCTATCAAGCCATGTTACTTTGATATCATCAAGACCTGCATTCTGTAATTTAGAAACGGCTTTACTGCAAATCTGTTCAGGATCCTCTTGGGTAGCAACACTCCTCGTTTTTAGCATTAAAATTAAATAACCACCGGATTTCAGGAAAACCAGATTATTTAAAACGATTTCCACCTGTTCTTTCTGTGCAATATCCTGGTAAAGCAGATCAACTGTGCTGACAAAAGGAGCGTAGACAAGAGGGGTTGCTGCATCAGCAGGAATTGGAAGAATGTTCATCCTATTATTACATACATCAAGCAACTTCGCAAGGGGTTCTGGAGCAATCTCAACCGCATACACGACATCTGCATAATCAGCGATAAACGACACTGTTGTTCCGGATGCAGCACCAAGGTAAAGAATTTGATCCGTTTTTATAATCTCCGGTCCAGAACCAAGATAATAGAGTGCAGCTAATTTGCTTCTCTCCGGTGGCCAGACACGAAGGGGCCCAATCATCCTGTCTCCTTTGATTGCCTTTCCGGTAGAGCACAATATCCCATCCTGCCAGATCAAGATTTCTTCCCCGCCTTTTCAATTCTTAATTGTGCTCTTTCTAGAAATGCAGAGTCTATCGTACCTCGGTAATAATCAATCCTAAACGCAATTATAAGATTTGAAGCAAGAGTCCGGGAGATCTTTCCCCTGATCCTCCGGGATGCAGCATGTATTCGCTTATGCTCAAATATAAGACCGTGTTTAGGAGGGGGAGATCCTGAAGACAGATGCGAGAAGAGAGCATTACGGGCTCCAAGAACCTGAATTTTTGAAGCAGGCATTCTGCACAAACGTTTCAGACTACCAGCCTCAAGCAACAACCTTGCAGCAACCAGAGGACCTACAATATTACTACAATTAGGGAGGAGTTTCTCACATCTCATTGAAATATCCCGGACGAGTTTACCCCTGCTCCCCTTCATGCTCACAAGATCACGACAGAGTAGCGAAATACCATCATTTCCGGTACCTGATGCCATCTCCCTGATCGGATCTAACCCCTTTTTTTGCTTTACTGATGAATCCGAATCACTTTCTCTCATCGAGTCCCAGTTAATAATTTGTTCAGAAAGGCGACTCATCATCAGGTCCGTCTCACGAAGAACCAGCATAAGTTTTACCAGCCTGACTTCTTCAGATGAATTATACTTCTGCAACTTGTTCCTTGACCACATTAGGCAGATTTCACGGAGATAAAAATAATAATCATCCTTATCCTTACAGATTCCTTTGGTAACTGCCTCCTTCCAGGTCGGTAGAATAGAGAGTTTTCCCCCATTTTCAATGAACCGGGAATAAAAAACAGTTGGAATAGGTAAAGTTGAATCCCTTTCAATCTTTAACTCATCATACCAATAGAAAGAAGAAACATGCAGGTCATCAGTCTTTTCAGATTGTTTTGAATCCATCAGAAACCCCAAAGTCCAAGTGAATATAGAATAACCGGCAATGTTACAACCCCCATACATGGTACCCGTGACAGATTCAGGAATCCTGGAATAAGACCTATTCCCGTGGCACATACTAGGATGAATAACCCAAAAGGACCACAGATCACCCCGCACAACAGGATCACAAATCCTGCAACCAGAGTATTCACCATTTTTCCATCCAATCCGGAGAACCATTTGGCACACGATGACATACTCAATGTAATCAGATACGCGGCACCTGATGCAATGATAACGATAAGGAGGAGAACCGGAAATGAAGGGGGGTCTAGCGAGGAGATCATAACCATAACCCCGTTTCTGGTTCTTTCTATTCCATAGAATGCAGCAAGACCCACAACCACATTTGCACATGCTGCTGCACCGGCGGCGACCAGGTATGTCCGCCTGTTTGTATCATATTTTATTCTTGCATTTATCACAGCTGTCGCTGATGCCGTTGAAAGACCAGGGAGCCAACCAACCAACAACCCGGCAATTGTGCCTGAAAGTGAGGCATACAGAATACTTTTAGTCTCAAGTCCAAGATTTGCATACCGCTGCCGTGGAACCTGAGTATGGGAGGATACGATCAATACAGAAAGACCAAAAAGCCCGGTTAGAAGAGGCATCAAAACAGCACTCTCACCATTCAGGTTCCAGACAAGATATTGAAACCTGAATGCAAAAAGCCCGAGAAGGCCTGATGATGCAAAGATCAAAAGAGCCCAGAGAACTGACCCTTCCTGAATAATTACCATCCCCATGATCAGAATCAGAAGAGGTCCACAGACCCAGTCAATATATGATTGGATGGGAGTCAGGAGAACATATGCCAGTATCGCCACCGGCACTCCGATAATTATACCATAAATACATCCAAGAGCAGATAGCCTGACAGCTTCTTCCCCTTTCCCTTCCAGTGTAAGAGCATGTGCCGGGAGCGTTGACAAGGCAGTCCCGGAATCAGGAATTCCAAAAAACGTAGACGGAATCAGATCTAGAAATGAGTGACCGATAAGCATGGAAATCAGTGCAGCAACAAGACCTTCAGCTCCGATTACGGGGAACAATACAGGAGAAAGACCTGCCATGATTCCTGCCATCGTGTTTGAATGAATGCCTGGAATAAGGCCACTGATAACACCACACACAAGCCCGAACATAAGCCCTGACAGAAGAGGAATCATAGGATTCTCATGCATTATAAGTGTGAAG belongs to Methanospirillum lacunae and includes:
- a CDS encoding tripartite tricarboxylate transporter permease, which gives rise to MIPLLSGLMFGLVCGVISGLIPGIHSNTMAGIMAGLSPVLFPVIGAEGLVAALISMLIGHSFLDLIPSTFFGIPDSGTALSTLPAHALTLEGKGEEAVRLSALGCIYGIIIGVPVAILAYVLLTPIQSYIDWVCGPLLILIMGMVIIQEGSVLWALLIFASSGLLGLFAFRFQYLVWNLNGESAVLMPLLTGLFGLSVLIVSSHTQVPRQRYANLGLETKSILYASLSGTIAGLLVGWLPGLSTASATAVINARIKYDTNRRTYLVAAGAAACANVVVGLAAFYGIERTRNGVMVMISSLDPPSFPVLLLIVIIASGAAYLITLSMSSCAKWFSGLDGKMVNTLVAGFVILLCGVICGPFGLFILVCATGIGLIPGFLNLSRVPCMGVVTLPVILYSLGLWGF
- a CDS encoding NOP5/NOP56 family protein; the protein is MDSKQSEKTDDLHVSSFYWYDELKIERDSTLPIPTVFYSRFIENGGKLSILPTWKEAVTKGICKDKDDYYFYLREICLMWSRNKLQKYNSSEEVRLVKLMLVLRETDLMMSRLSEQIINWDSMRESDSDSSVKQKKGLDPIREMASGTGNDGISLLCRDLVSMKGSRGKLVRDISMRCEKLLPNCSNIVGPLVAARLLLEAGSLKRLCRMPASKIQVLGARNALFSHLSSGSPPPKHGLIFEHKRIHAASRRIRGKISRTLASNLIIAFRIDYYRGTIDSAFLERAQLRIEKAGKKS
- a CDS encoding fibrillarin-like rRNA/tRNA 2'-O-methyltransferase, encoding MIWQDGILCSTGKAIKGDRMIGPLRVWPPERSKLAALYYLGSGPEIIKTDQILYLGAASGTTVSFIADYADVVYAVEIAPEPLAKLLDVCNNRMNILPIPADAATPLVYAPFVSTVDLLYQDIAQKEQVEIVLNNLVFLKSGGYLILMLKTRSVATQEDPEQICSKAVSKLQNAGLDDIKVTWLDRYHRDHAAIVCKKRDLKEL
- a CDS encoding MEMAR_RS02690 family S-layer glycoprotein, producing MNARIVVLMMVLVACAFIALPASAALNKVSQGGDIFLGEKNLDVSAATGGAKQIAWWQPGSNSDTEQPADIQTVSDNKAFYVSPDIFVGKTGIWYQWNGTVKGSPAFNVKEPSLSLKIWDATAGEDITGKAIPVGNYANFAVETNMQSLATRPGYQAADGPFKLKVKTSDGGVYQQLVGNNGKSWPLNALTVNQQLWYWVGEGSDHTKFAKNDGWNTAAEDQNNNRLYKAGVYTVWAECNANAMKDMYKAPDGSDYTGKTVSAVKSVQIATDQVKIEANKDTVVRGNPFSVTITGVPNAEYILWVKGTNSMTGATGDQPPMILTTQDNVKQDDPAGPYEIGKYQYEGGAGKSVKQDVPDDPDYHGTKCYAQVKLNSSGTRTVEFKTTKDTKDKKYTVRVERKSGNQYKSDEVDIKVEKGDVTIVAAGDQSYYLGEEVKLSGTNSETDTTYLFITGPNLPTAGAMLKSPKKEVNNNQPQSFDVADVQDDDTYEYKWQTANLEMDAGTYTIYAVSAPNDKDHLNDAQYDTVSLVIKKPYIQATASGSVVAKGDKLYVRGTAEGDPSLGVALWILGKNKVIYATESVNDDMSFEYEVTKETTKSLYAGQY